A window of the Pirellulales bacterium genome harbors these coding sequences:
- a CDS encoding iron-sulfur cluster assembly accessory protein: protein MAVALTEKAAKEVQRIIEEQKFEEDMVLRVGVAGGGCSGFQYSLGFDKGFDEKADNRYQFHGVTVVVDKKSALYLDGTTVDFFEGLEKRGFTFDNPNAVKSCGCGSSFSA from the coding sequence ATGGCAGTGGCATTGACAGAAAAGGCCGCCAAGGAAGTCCAGCGGATCATTGAAGAGCAGAAGTTCGAAGAAGACATGGTGTTGCGCGTGGGCGTGGCCGGGGGCGGTTGCAGCGGCTTCCAGTACAGCCTGGGCTTCGACAAAGGCTTCGACGAAAAGGCCGACAACCGATACCAGTTCCACGGCGTGACGGTGGTCGTCGATAAGAAGAGCGCGCTGTATCTCGACGGCACGACCGTCGATTTCTTCGAAGGGTTGGAGAAACGCGGTTTCACGTTCGACAACCCGAACGCGGTCAAAAGCTGCGGCTGCGGTAGCTCGTTCTCGGCCTAA